In Bacteroidota bacterium, the following proteins share a genomic window:
- a CDS encoding sensor histidine kinase: MFRKSDSAFYFSGKAMKEAKDSSDFYYGKFLFGQCIFWQGHIDSSISYYNAAEKFFIRTKDSLRLMEVCAETGNALKVNSQYDKSYDCLMKALNIAQSVNSLRWQTMLNIYLAEHARAIGNKANALVFIDRAFNLDNINPLKDDDLAELYHRKAAIEHEFGNAENAEAYSLKSLKISEALGNLHQQATSYNELGFYYGNHRPQDVVQYEKPLQYYYKAESIWGKLNFKRYYTWVWRNIARELWSNHRYEESTRLLKKTLSISEENHWDEVSSDVSQQLAANFESQKKTDSALYYYKKHNDYFASTQEKIRSKGFEDIVIKYATQQKEEMLRKQERETSLAKMEAEKTASQRNFILLLLFILILLFVVIAYLTLSLQKKNILLGEGNRKIESINKQLKSELNQKNILLAELHHRVKNNLAILSGLINLQKESVKDAAASEILQDTQNRIRTIAIIHQGLYSINDSEKINFEKYLQELSSSLISAYKKQKEKIECTIDFQNIAVNINKAVPLALIMNELLSNSLKHAFKNSHGGKMGITGRMENKFLHLFVYDNGPGFSPDFNNLSSSSLGLHLVKILSEQLDAEYHYHSQKGKSEFSFLIPL; encoded by the coding sequence ATGTTCCGCAAATCTGATTCTGCCTTTTATTTTTCCGGGAAGGCAATGAAAGAAGCAAAAGATTCTTCCGATTTTTACTATGGAAAATTTTTATTCGGACAATGTATTTTCTGGCAAGGGCATATTGACAGCAGCATTTCATATTACAATGCTGCAGAAAAATTTTTCATCCGAACAAAAGATTCTCTGCGCCTGATGGAAGTATGTGCTGAAACCGGAAATGCGCTGAAGGTTAATTCACAATATGACAAATCGTATGATTGCCTGATGAAAGCGCTGAATATTGCACAGTCGGTTAATTCCCTGCGCTGGCAGACAATGCTCAATATTTATTTGGCAGAACATGCGCGCGCCATCGGCAACAAAGCAAATGCGCTGGTGTTTATTGACCGCGCATTTAATCTTGATAATATTAATCCGCTGAAAGATGATGACCTTGCCGAACTTTATCATCGCAAAGCCGCCATTGAACATGAGTTCGGCAATGCGGAAAATGCCGAAGCATATTCGCTGAAGAGTTTAAAAATTTCCGAAGCGCTCGGCAACCTTCATCAGCAGGCTACTTCTTATAATGAACTGGGATTTTACTATGGAAACCATCGTCCACAAGATGTTGTACAATATGAAAAGCCCTTGCAATATTATTACAAAGCGGAAAGTATTTGGGGAAAATTAAACTTCAAAAGATATTATACATGGGTTTGGAGAAACATTGCGCGCGAACTTTGGAGCAACCACCGCTATGAAGAATCCACGCGCCTGCTGAAAAAAACGCTTTCTATTTCTGAAGAAAATCATTGGGATGAAGTTTCTTCGGATGTTTCTCAACAGTTAGCGGCAAATTTTGAATCACAGAAAAAGACCGACAGCGCTTTATACTATTATAAAAAACACAACGACTATTTTGCTTCCACGCAGGAAAAAATCAGAAGCAAAGGATTTGAAGACATTGTCATAAAATATGCCACTCAGCAAAAAGAAGAAATGCTCCGGAAGCAAGAGCGCGAAACTTCACTGGCAAAAATGGAAGCGGAAAAAACAGCGAGCCAGCGGAATTTTATTCTGCTGCTGCTTTTTATTCTTATCCTACTCTTTGTGGTAATTGCCTATTTAACATTATCGCTGCAAAAGAAAAATATTTTGCTCGGAGAAGGAAACAGGAAAATTGAATCTATCAACAAGCAATTGAAATCGGAACTGAACCAGAAAAATATTCTTCTTGCCGAACTTCACCACCGCGTAAAAAATAATCTGGCAATTCTTTCCGGGCTCATCAATCTTCAAAAGGAATCCGTGAAGGACGCAGCCGCAAGCGAAATTCTTCAGGACACGCAGAACCGAATCCGCACCATTGCCATTATTCACCAGGGATTGTACAGCATCAATGATTCTGAAAAAATTAATTTTGAAAAATATCTTCAGGAACTTTCTTCTTCCTTAATCAGCGCTTACAAAAAGCAAAAAGAAAAAATTGAATGCACAATAGATTTTCAAAACATTGCGGTTAATATCAATAAAGCCGTGCCGCTTGCGCTCATCATGAATGAACTTTTATCCAATTCGCTTAAGCATGCATTTAAAAATTCTCATGGCGGAAAAATGGGGATTACCGGAAGAATGGAAAATAAATTCCTGCATCTTTTTGTTTATGATAATGGTCCCGGCTTTTCTCCCGATTTCAATAATCTTTCTTCTTCATCACTGGGATTGCATCTGGTAAAAATTCTTTCCGAGCAACTGGATGCAGAATATCATTATCATTCTCAAAAAGGGAAAAGCGAATTTAGTTTTTTAATTCCGCTTTAA
- a CDS encoding YfiR family protein — protein sequence MKQAVNYIFAIGFFVFIGGKSEKVFSQDKDYKAYTLFLYNFIKYVEWPPDEKNEFIIGVAGDSPIQKELQVLSENKKAKGKKIIVKIISSAEEAASCNLIYIPSQKSSMLKLIAEKTKGKPVLIVAEREGLAKKGAAISFVVEEDDALKFDINKSALDSQSLKVANVLMQLGSVVG from the coding sequence ATGAAACAAGCGGTGAATTATATTTTTGCAATTGGATTTTTTGTTTTCATCGGAGGAAAAAGTGAAAAAGTTTTTTCTCAGGATAAAGATTATAAAGCGTACACATTGTTTCTGTACAACTTTATTAAATATGTCGAATGGCCGCCCGATGAAAAAAATGAATTTATAATCGGAGTGGCGGGCGATTCCCCTATACAAAAAGAATTGCAGGTGCTGTCTGAAAATAAAAAAGCAAAAGGGAAAAAAATTATTGTGAAAATTATTTCATCGGCAGAAGAAGCTGCTTCCTGCAACCTGATTTATATTCCTTCTCAAAAAAGTTCCATGTTGAAACTTATTGCCGAAAAAACAAAAGGCAAACCGGTGTTGATTGTAGCCGAGCGCGAGGGCTTGGCAAAAAAAGGCGCTGCCATAAGTTTTGTGGTGGAAGAAGACGATGCATTGAAATTCGACATTAACAAATCCGCACTTGATTCCCAAAGTTTGAAAGTTGCCAACGTGCTGATGCAATTAGGAAGCGTGGTAGGATGA
- a CDS encoding TonB-dependent receptor plug domain-containing protein produces MKLFFSFLFSLSFVILSEVEGFSQQNFQPTVLPKDTFDYFEMSLEQLLTLKAHGVPSELEELINQLILAASKKPLTARESPGIVTLITDEEIRNSGARDLIDVLRLVPGIDFGVDVEGVVGLGTRGLWAHEGKMLVLLDGQEMNELLFATNQFGNHFPVDQIKKIEVMRGPGSAIYGGFAEYGVINIITKSAVDLPGISLTGTYGQMESATGRRNFNLSAGKIKKDFEFTIGAFVGSANRSDQNYSDLYGNSYNMTGNSQLNPTHINAGMAYKGFSARWILDLYQTTTRDSYDSIKTFAYPLDFKSHFFELKYAAVAGKKKKLTITPKLNIKSQTPWQTITNIDTLAENYNKAAQRFTGNITASYNLTRKINFIAGVEAYSEKAVDQSDSGKFYNGKKTVSYFNQAYFLQCLAKTRFVNFILGARYDIHSDYGSAFAPRIGLTKKINRFHFKLLYSNSFRAPSIENINLGHDSIKPEYTSVKEFEIGYQLTRKSLFTANVFDITTKNPIVYYFNDSLYTDNYKNYGEAGSTGMELEYRVRDKWGYLIANYSFYTVSQKKKIADYSVPGHFDMLLSFPSHKANVSAWFKAGKHFGISTTLSYIGARYGYSTIDSAENSVLEKFPSILLANFFINVGNFGVKGLTVGAGCYDILDSKYKFIQPYNGYHAPLPGPSREILVKIIYEVKSEKKQRR; encoded by the coding sequence ATGAAACTATTTTTTTCTTTTTTATTTTCTCTTTCATTTGTTATCCTGAGCGAAGTCGAAGGATTCTCACAGCAAAATTTTCAGCCGACTGTTCTTCCAAAAGACACGTTCGATTATTTTGAAATGTCGCTGGAGCAATTGCTCACGCTGAAAGCTCACGGTGTTCCTTCCGAACTGGAAGAACTCATCAATCAGCTCATTCTTGCTGCATCAAAAAAACCACTCACCGCGCGCGAGTCACCCGGAATTGTTACCCTTATTACTGATGAGGAAATTCGTAACTCAGGCGCGCGAGATTTAATTGACGTGTTGCGTTTGGTTCCCGGAATTGATTTCGGTGTGGATGTGGAAGGCGTGGTGGGACTTGGCACGCGCGGATTGTGGGCGCACGAAGGAAAAATGCTCGTACTGCTCGATGGGCAGGAAATGAATGAACTTCTTTTCGCCACCAATCAATTCGGAAATCATTTTCCGGTTGACCAGATAAAAAAAATTGAAGTGATGCGCGGTCCGGGCTCTGCCATCTATGGTGGCTTCGCGGAATACGGAGTGATTAACATCATTACTAAAAGCGCAGTTGATTTGCCGGGCATTTCACTAACGGGAACTTACGGGCAGATGGAAAGCGCAACGGGCAGAAGAAATTTTAATCTCTCTGCCGGAAAAATAAAAAAAGATTTTGAGTTTACTATTGGCGCTTTTGTCGGGAGCGCGAACCGGAGTGATCAAAATTATTCTGACCTGTATGGAAACAGTTACAACATGACGGGGAATTCCCAACTAAATCCCACACACATCAATGCCGGAATGGCGTATAAGGGATTCAGCGCGCGGTGGATTTTGGATTTGTATCAAACCACTACGCGCGATTCGTATGATTCCATAAAAACTTTTGCTTATCCGCTGGATTTTAAATCACATTTTTTTGAATTGAAATATGCTGCAGTTGCCGGAAAGAAAAAAAAATTAACCATCACGCCAAAGTTGAATATAAAAAGTCAAACTCCCTGGCAAACTATTACCAACATTGATACGCTTGCAGAAAATTACAACAAGGCAGCACAGCGTTTCACCGGAAATATTACTGCCTCCTATAATCTCACCCGTAAAATAAATTTCATTGCAGGAGTTGAAGCATATTCCGAAAAAGCAGTTGACCAAAGCGACAGCGGAAAATTTTACAACGGAAAAAAAACAGTCAGTTATTTTAATCAGGCATACTTTCTTCAATGCCTGGCAAAAACCCGGTTTGTAAATTTTATTCTGGGAGCGCGCTACGATATTCATAGCGATTATGGTTCTGCTTTTGCCCCGCGAATCGGCCTTACAAAAAAAATAAACCGGTTTCATTTTAAATTGCTTTACAGCAATTCATTCAGGGCTCCATCTATTGAAAATATAAATCTCGGGCATGATTCAATCAAACCGGAATACACTTCGGTAAAAGAATTTGAAATTGGCTACCAACTCACGCGCAAATCACTTTTCACAGCAAATGTTTTTGACATCACCACAAAAAATCCCATCGTATATTATTTCAATGATTCCCTCTACACCGACAACTATAAAAATTACGGAGAAGCCGGAAGCACAGGCATGGAACTTGAATACCGGGTGCGGGATAAATGGGGATATCTGATTGCCAATTATTCCTTTTATACCGTTTCACAAAAAAAGAAAATTGCCGACTATTCTGTGCCCGGGCATTTTGATATGCTGCTTTCTTTTCCCTCGCATAAAGCAAATGTAAGCGCGTGGTTCAAGGCGGGAAAACATTTTGGAATTTCTACCACTCTTTCTTACATAGGAGCGCGTTACGGTTATTCTACTATTGACAGCGCAGAAAATTCTGTTCTCGAAAAATTTCCATCAATTCTTCTTGCAAATTTTTTTATCAATGTCGGAAATTTTGGCGTGAAGGGATTAACAGTTGGCGCAGGATGTTACGATATTCTTGATTCGAAATATAAATTCATTCAGCCCTACAACGGCTATCATGCCCCGCTGCCTGGACCATCGAGAGAAATTCTGGTGAAAATAATTTACGAAGTAAAATCGGAAAAAAAGCAGAGAAGATGA
- a CDS encoding ABC transporter permease: MNTFIIAGRVLSQLKGDKRFLALSIIAPLIIIYLLKLLFDTFPANPFISYTSFTIPMSAFIVHFLSFILCAILLVQERTRGTLERMMIGGFSKMSIIGGYTLGYFGLATLQATAVLFETIWLFELDYETKTVVMLFIVIWLLAIVSVMLGIFVSTFAKHEGHVFPFIPLIVLPSVFLTGLIVDPSGLPKWAEIVGDCLPLHYAVNIIHEIIKPDYDLSSTYADFAILGGYIFILWILASLTLKETE, from the coding sequence ATGAACACATTTATCATAGCGGGACGAGTACTCAGCCAATTGAAAGGCGACAAAAGATTTTTAGCCCTCTCCATCATTGCCCCGCTCATCATTATTTACTTGCTTAAACTTTTATTCGACACATTTCCTGCCAACCCTTTTATTTCTTATACCAGCTTTACAATTCCCATGAGCGCGTTCATAGTGCATTTCCTAAGTTTTATTCTCTGCGCTATTCTTTTGGTACAGGAAAGAACACGCGGAACGCTTGAACGAATGATGATTGGGGGATTTTCAAAAATGTCCATCATTGGAGGATACACGCTTGGCTATTTCGGGCTGGCAACTTTGCAGGCAACGGCAGTTCTTTTCGAAACCATCTGGCTGTTTGAATTAGATTACGAAACGAAAACAGTCGTTATGCTTTTCATTGTCATCTGGCTGCTGGCAATTGTTTCTGTCATGTTAGGAATTTTTGTTTCCACGTTTGCAAAACATGAAGGACATGTGTTCCCATTCATTCCTCTGATTGTTCTTCCTTCCGTATTTCTCACAGGATTAATTGTTGACCCGAGCGGACTTCCAAAATGGGCAGAAATTGTTGGAGATTGTCTTCCGCTCCACTACGCAGTAAATATCATTCACGAAATCATCAAACCGGATTACGATTTAAGTTCAACTTATGCGGACTTTGCTATACTTGGCGGTTACATTTTCATTCTCTGGATTCTCGCTTCGCTCACGCTGAAAGAAACAGAATAA
- a CDS encoding ABC transporter ATP-binding protein, which translates to MNAVEIKSLSKSYGKLRALNNVNLDVPEGTIYGLVGPNGAGKTTLIKALVGSLRPTDGSSKVLGLDPLKDKWKLRKQIGYMPQSPALYDDLSAKNNILFFGKAQNVSDLKKKTDEIISFAELTSRANDKVGTFSGGMKKRVSLCCALVHDPKILFLDEPTAAVDPHLKMQSWILFRKLADKGVTLFISTHLMDEAMLCDKVTILRNGEILAVDTPQKILERGKTKMKIHSGNETKESIIESTPESLANELKKFGLEKNISSIELHSDNIEDIILAIVREKEESEKK; encoded by the coding sequence GTGAACGCAGTCGAGATAAAAAGCCTTTCAAAATCCTACGGAAAACTCCGCGCGCTTAATAATGTCAACCTCGATGTTCCCGAAGGAACTATTTATGGATTGGTTGGACCGAATGGCGCAGGAAAAACTACGCTGATAAAAGCGCTGGTTGGTTCGCTTCGACCAACTGATGGCTCCTCAAAAGTTTTAGGGCTTGACCCGCTCAAAGACAAATGGAAACTCCGAAAGCAAATCGGCTATATGCCGCAAAGTCCTGCACTGTACGATGACCTTTCCGCAAAAAATAATATTTTATTTTTCGGCAAAGCGCAGAATGTTTCGGATTTAAAAAAGAAAACAGATGAAATTATTTCTTTCGCTGAACTGACTTCTCGGGCAAATGATAAAGTCGGAACTTTTTCTGGCGGAATGAAAAAAAGAGTTTCGCTCTGCTGTGCGCTGGTGCATGACCCGAAAATTCTTTTCCTGGACGAGCCGACTGCCGCAGTTGACCCTCACCTGAAAATGCAATCCTGGATTTTATTCCGCAAACTTGCCGACAAAGGAGTTACGCTTTTTATCAGCACACATTTGATGGATGAAGCAATGCTCTGCGACAAAGTCACCATTCTGCGCAACGGGGAAATTCTTGCAGTGGACACTCCGCAGAAAATATTAGAGCGGGGAAAAACAAAAATGAAAATCCATTCGGGAAATGAAACAAAAGAATCAATTATTGAATCTACTCCGGAAAGTTTGGCAAATGAATTGAAAAAGTTCGGATTAGAGAAAAATATTTCATCCATTGAACTCCATTCAGATAATATTGAAGATATTATTCTTGCGATTGTAAGAGAAAAAGAAGAAAGCGAAAAAAAATAA